The Leptospira brenneri genome includes a window with the following:
- the ahpF gene encoding alkyl hydroperoxide reductase subunit F, translating into MLDTSTKNQVKEYFERIKNPINIRLFSGEHEKRNELIDFLNDIVSLSSLITLEHSDEKNDGLRFSILSEGKPTGIEFSGIPMGHEFTSLVLAILQSGGNPIKLEEGILSAVSKLKEPLHFETFISLDCHNCPEVVQTLNSFSLVNPSISHNMIDGAMYPELVKEKNIQGVPAVYLNGKRFLSGKAEASVIFDKLLELYSIPETQSENSNVSNPAEVYDVTVIGGGPSGVTAAVYSARKGLNTLVIADRLGGQVKDTLGIENIISIPYTTGPELTHVLSEQLEKNQIRKKENVRVLKIESGDLKTIHLNTGEQILTKTVILSTGAKWRELNVPGEKEFVGKGVAYCPHCDGPFFKDKDVAVVGGGNSGVEAALDLSGIVKSVTLIEFGDKLNADKVLLDKVASSPNIKTLVKAQTMEIQTSTEKVTGLTYKDRSSEKSETIPLDGVFVQIGLVPNSSFVKDLVATNRFGEILVDEKCKTNVDGIFACGDVTNTPYKQIIIAMGEGAKAAISAFEYLLHAA; encoded by the coding sequence ATGTTAGATACATCAACAAAGAATCAAGTAAAAGAGTATTTCGAAAGAATTAAAAATCCGATCAACATACGTTTGTTTTCGGGAGAACATGAAAAAAGAAACGAGTTAATCGATTTTTTAAATGATATCGTTTCTCTCAGTTCTTTGATTACCTTAGAACATTCAGATGAAAAAAATGATGGCCTTCGATTTTCCATTCTTTCCGAAGGAAAACCAACAGGAATTGAGTTTTCTGGAATTCCGATGGGGCATGAATTTACTTCACTCGTTCTTGCGATATTACAATCAGGAGGAAACCCAATTAAATTAGAAGAAGGGATTCTTTCTGCTGTATCGAAACTAAAAGAACCTTTACATTTTGAAACATTCATTTCTTTGGATTGCCATAACTGTCCTGAAGTCGTTCAAACACTCAATAGTTTCTCTCTTGTGAATCCTTCTATCTCTCACAATATGATTGATGGAGCTATGTATCCCGAACTTGTAAAAGAAAAAAATATCCAAGGTGTTCCGGCAGTTTATTTAAACGGAAAACGTTTTCTTTCAGGAAAAGCTGAAGCATCGGTAATCTTTGATAAACTTCTAGAATTGTATTCGATTCCTGAAACTCAAAGCGAAAACTCAAACGTTTCCAATCCTGCAGAAGTATATGATGTTACTGTCATTGGTGGTGGTCCTTCGGGAGTGACTGCAGCCGTTTACTCTGCAAGAAAAGGATTAAATACTCTAGTCATCGCTGACCGGTTAGGTGGACAGGTAAAAGATACGTTAGGAATTGAAAATATTATTTCGATTCCATACACAACTGGGCCTGAACTTACCCATGTATTGTCAGAACAATTAGAGAAAAACCAAATTCGAAAAAAAGAAAATGTTCGAGTTTTAAAAATTGAATCAGGCGATTTAAAAACCATTCATTTGAATACCGGAGAACAAATTCTTACAAAAACGGTTATTCTTTCCACTGGGGCCAAATGGCGTGAGTTGAATGTTCCTGGTGAAAAAGAATTTGTTGGCAAAGGTGTTGCCTATTGCCCGCATTGTGATGGTCCATTTTTCAAAGATAAAGATGTAGCTGTCGTAGGTGGTGGAAACTCTGGTGTGGAGGCCGCATTGGATCTAAGTGGGATTGTGAAATCAGTCACTTTGATTGAGTTTGGTGATAAACTAAATGCAGATAAGGTTTTACTGGATAAAGTGGCATCTTCTCCTAATATCAAAACTTTGGTGAAAGCACAAACCATGGAAATCCAAACAAGTACTGAAAAAGTAACAGGACTTACTTATAAGGATAGAAGTTCAGAAAAATCGGAAACCATTCCATTGGATGGAGTGTTTGTTCAAATTGGACTTGTACCAAACAGTAGTTTTGTGAAAGATTTGGTTGCAACCAATCGATTTGGGGAAATTTTAGTAGATGAAAAATGTAAAACCAATGTGGATGGAATTTTTGCTTGTGGAGATGTAACCAACACACCTTACAAACAAATCATCATCGCCATGGGGGAAGGTGCGAAAGCGGCAATCAGTGCTTTTGAATACCTTCTACATGCGGCTTGA
- a CDS encoding PAS domain-containing protein, with protein MQAPAPSLEMQILSAMEEVVFSASYPELEIFYVSPSVESLTGYPIDFYKSELGAWRKIIHSEDMYIVEQALASLNNNNKFRIRYRIQTKSNEIKFVQSQGRLIRDESGNILRFDGIITDISELLFLQNVIKNESLEIKQMLLENNILFNGSQDSMFLVEVMDNGDFVIRRINTAYEKSTGVTQSLIQGKTPIDLLGEILGAPVIKNFQNALKAKSTISYEESIPMPAGTKVWTTALTPIEVDGKFKFIIGASKDITEQKRAESALKESNERYALILEVSSDGWFDWDLTNDTVIYSRRWWLEFGNDEKAENVKISYWKSLIHPDDQEWVSEFLDNIMHSQRETFEFSFQMKKRKGNYAHVLSRCHIQRDASGNKIRMVGSNSDLTEIKKIEYTLRKAKEMAEAANLAKGNFLANMSHEIRTPLNGIIGFTELLLHASLTDEQKEYLRSIYLSGKSLLSLVNQILDFSKIDSGKMELELISTDLIDLVQSTVDLFQISAASQAILLKLKLDPNLPQFVSLDPLRVRQVLSNLIGNAIKFTHEGEVEVSVKPVKVSDDIIDIEFSVSDTGIGIDISSQTKLFDSFSQADTSITRKYGGTGLGLTITSELIQKMNSHLKFESELGKGSTFYFVLSLHVNATGSVSSTLFEEKQTVPDESLIIQNDLIQNDILIVEDNDLNKRLLSKMLLKRYPNMQLRYAVDGSDAVHQFQEKKPDLIFMDLQMPVMDGYTATVEIRTLENNSKERTPIIALTAGAFFSVKDTAIESGMDDFLTKPISSADLYNAVEKWLSSSRM; from the coding sequence ATGCAAGCCCCTGCCCCCTCATTGGAAATGCAAATTCTCTCCGCAATGGAGGAGGTAGTTTTTTCGGCAAGTTATCCTGAGTTAGAGATCTTTTACGTTAGCCCGTCTGTGGAATCCCTCACCGGATACCCTATTGACTTTTACAAATCAGAGTTAGGTGCTTGGAGAAAAATCATTCACTCTGAAGATATGTATATAGTCGAACAAGCATTAGCATCGCTAAACAATAATAACAAGTTCAGGATCCGTTATCGCATCCAAACCAAAAGCAATGAAATTAAATTTGTACAAAGCCAAGGCCGATTGATCCGAGATGAATCAGGAAACATCTTGCGATTTGATGGAATTATCACTGACATTTCCGAATTACTCTTTTTACAAAATGTCATAAAAAACGAATCTCTCGAAATTAAACAGATGTTACTTGAAAACAACATTCTGTTTAATGGGAGTCAAGACTCCATGTTTCTTGTTGAAGTGATGGACAATGGAGATTTTGTCATTCGTAGGATCAATACAGCTTACGAAAAATCAACAGGGGTCACTCAATCTTTAATACAAGGCAAAACTCCAATAGATCTTTTAGGAGAAATTTTGGGAGCACCCGTAATTAAAAATTTTCAAAATGCTCTAAAAGCAAAATCGACCATCTCCTACGAAGAAAGTATTCCGATGCCCGCTGGAACCAAAGTATGGACCACTGCTCTGACTCCTATAGAAGTAGATGGTAAATTTAAGTTTATCATTGGAGCAAGCAAAGACATCACCGAACAAAAACGTGCAGAAAGTGCCTTAAAAGAATCTAACGAACGATATGCTTTAATTTTAGAAGTTAGTTCTGATGGATGGTTTGACTGGGATCTAACGAACGATACTGTCATTTATTCAAGGAGATGGTGGTTAGAGTTTGGAAATGATGAAAAAGCAGAAAATGTTAAAATCAGTTATTGGAAAAGTTTAATCCATCCTGACGATCAAGAATGGGTATCTGAATTTTTGGATAATATCATGCATTCTCAAAGAGAAACATTTGAGTTTAGTTTCCAAATGAAAAAAAGAAAAGGAAATTATGCACATGTTTTATCTAGATGCCATATCCAAAGAGATGCTTCTGGAAATAAAATCAGAATGGTCGGCTCTAATTCCGATCTTACCGAAATTAAAAAAATTGAATATACTTTACGCAAAGCAAAGGAAATGGCAGAAGCAGCCAACTTAGCAAAAGGAAACTTTTTAGCTAATATGAGCCATGAAATCAGAACTCCACTGAATGGAATTATTGGATTCACTGAACTTTTGTTACATGCTTCACTTACCGATGAACAAAAAGAATATTTACGAAGTATTTATCTTTCTGGGAAAAGTTTGTTATCTTTAGTCAACCAAATCCTTGATTTTTCCAAAATTGATTCGGGGAAAATGGAATTAGAACTGATTAGCACGGATCTTATTGACTTAGTCCAGTCAACAGTAGATCTTTTTCAAATTTCTGCAGCCTCTCAAGCCATTCTATTAAAACTAAAACTAGATCCAAATCTTCCACAATTTGTTTCTTTAGATCCTTTGCGTGTCAGACAAGTCCTCTCTAATCTCATCGGGAACGCAATCAAGTTTACTCATGAAGGTGAAGTCGAAGTTTCCGTAAAACCGGTCAAAGTGTCCGATGATATCATCGATATTGAATTTTCTGTTTCTGATACAGGAATCGGAATTGATATCAGTTCGCAAACAAAACTATTCGATTCTTTTTCACAAGCAGATACTTCCATCACAAGAAAATATGGAGGTACTGGACTTGGTCTTACGATCACAAGCGAACTCATTCAAAAAATGAATTCTCATTTAAAATTTGAAAGTGAACTTGGGAAAGGAAGTACCTTTTACTTCGTTTTGTCCTTACATGTAAATGCGACTGGATCCGTATCTTCTACTTTATTCGAAGAAAAACAAACAGTTCCAGATGAATCTCTGATCATCCAAAACGATCTAATTCAAAACGACATTTTGATAGTAGAAGATAATGATTTAAATAAAAGATTATTATCCAAAATGTTATTAAAAAGATATCCTAATATGCAATTGAGATATGCTGTTGATGGATCTGATGCAGTACATCAATTCCAAGAAAAAAAACCAGACCTAATCTTTATGGATTTACAAATGCCGGTGATGGATGGTTATACGGCGACGGTAGAAATCAGAACCTTAGAAAACAATTCAAAAGAAAGAACCCCCATCATCGCACTGACAGCGGGGGCTTTTTTTTCAGTCAAAGATACAGCGATTGAATCTGGAATGGATGACTTTCTTACCAAACCAATTTCCTCCGCCGATCTTTACAATGCTGTTGAAAAATGGTTATCATCAAGCCGCATGTAG
- a CDS encoding hydrogen peroxide-inducible genes activator, with the protein MTITQLRYIVALDQFKSFAKAAEHCLVAQPTLSLQIQKVEQELGFELFDRKKNPVITTKLGKAVVDQAKNTLKEADKLFEIAGQWKDEPAGNISIGIIPTVSNYLIPSVYQSLQTEFSKVNFRISELPTLTILEKLESEEIDLGILATPLKIPSIVEHPLYYEPFVVYYPKDVKEKTSSVSMKDIEKYPLLVLGEEHCFRHQSLKICNRNSLAKIESGSVETLKRMVDMGIGVTLLPKLSVDASSKRIVPFDSPEPAREISLVYKKGFYKTKILKKLTNLILDVIPKGYHSKEKFKIIGVSLNQD; encoded by the coding sequence ATGACCATCACTCAACTTCGATATATAGTTGCCTTAGATCAATTTAAGAGTTTTGCAAAAGCCGCCGAACATTGTTTAGTTGCACAACCTACCTTAAGTTTACAGATCCAGAAAGTAGAACAAGAACTAGGTTTTGAGCTTTTTGACCGAAAAAAAAATCCAGTGATTACCACAAAGTTAGGGAAAGCAGTAGTCGATCAGGCTAAAAACACTTTGAAAGAAGCGGATAAATTATTTGAAATTGCTGGCCAATGGAAGGATGAACCGGCAGGGAATATATCCATCGGAATCATTCCGACAGTGAGTAATTATTTGATTCCTTCTGTTTACCAAAGTTTACAAACAGAATTTTCTAAGGTTAACTTCCGAATTTCAGAACTTCCTACTCTTACAATTCTGGAAAAATTGGAATCGGAGGAAATCGATTTAGGGATTCTCGCCACTCCCTTAAAGATTCCAAGTATCGTAGAACATCCACTTTATTACGAACCCTTTGTTGTTTATTATCCAAAGGATGTGAAAGAAAAAACATCATCTGTCTCTATGAAAGATATCGAAAAATACCCCTTACTTGTGCTTGGTGAAGAGCATTGTTTTCGCCATCAGTCCTTAAAAATCTGCAATCGCAATTCACTCGCAAAAATTGAAAGTGGAAGTGTCGAAACTTTAAAACGAATGGTGGATATGGGGATCGGGGTTACGTTGTTACCTAAGTTATCAGTGGATGCATCTTCCAAAAGAATTGTTCCCTTTGATTCTCCAGAGCCCGCGAGAGAAATTAGTTTGGTTTATAAGAAGGGGTTTTATAAAACGAAAATTCTCAAAAAACTAACCAATTTGATTCTCGATGTGATTCCTAAAGGATACCACTCCAAAGAAAAATTTAAAATCATCGGAGTGTCTCTCAACCAAGATTAG
- a CDS encoding alpha-2-macroglobulin family protein → MRKLVIAFSLLFFLGSCNSITGLFRSIKRVIFPSSCRIEVKLDTTDLKYLEDLWDYQFTVSEDTNFQEFASAVQILPKPTNPKTEFSDFVSREFSLDHWSFDPNIEYEIKIGKFYAENDCFLETPISFKLPVMAKKPSFYLSRENIFESNLNKVLPISISNVPEFEIRSAELSIPILVNAIAVLGNRYYEFESQLNWKKNIWKSGLKVNSFGNQGMDIDSYFGSKPNTKAWIAFQLGAKVIGDDNKEVFKRESVFLQSTNLGITTKLDPNNLHVWIHSLSKAEPVANTDISLYEKGNLRGTCKSDKDGHCTLPSISDSKSLDKSVLIAEDTTGDKAFLHFNETHIEGYSDYYTESHVKGKIYFDRKLYRPGDRVEIKAVLADRKNGVLVPYASKSVNLQIRDSRGKDISNSTLSSSSQGGVNTGYTIPSDAPLGHYSVSVYIPGKSYSVTYDTFQVEEFRPVNFMVNVNLANVVNKDQNIKGTVEGKYMFGAPMGGAKVSYSVLKRKRYISFDSFSSYDFSDTWYDYEDEYSGGNSDYVTGSEGVLDNKGLFSLDIPIQDLTRKFVTDGEDIEIADPYSLVVESSVFDVDGKSVTKSSSIPYNPSETYVGLKCNDRYQSLDKPFQFGALAVNLQGKSVAGAELKAYIIYNDWTSVLSKGLGKFFFRSNQLTKKVVEVKKLVSKADGVSFDYRAKDAGSYTVLVLNRDKVFSRVDFYAYEKESYYTWDFRGDDSIELRSDKKEYKIGDKAKILIKSPLQNARVIVTVERDSVYFKKSFLMKGNSAPLEIPIEESYLPNVDVNVVMLSGRLPVPEGLSSDDIKEFNEQDLGAPKAKTGSVTLKVNLATRTAPVVIKTDKSEYQPREQVKLSIQTSPGAELTVSVADRGVLDLVGYSFQSPVQMFYQYWYSIIKTFELRSMIIKHYIYENKGDSPGGDYGEDSGGGFSAESESGARKDFRYTAYWNPVVIADSSGTADLNFTLPDNLTTFRVMVASSANGKFGASNSEFIVKKNLVLQKTVARFIRVGDSLELGGSITNNTKKKGKFKYKIDSKFLEDKGWVSVELAAGQTREVLRTFQISESQYIKLKLNQPKEEIQLSYQISVEPETGLEFADMKKSDLSDALVVSIPIKEFDPVTSVQFSGYTDSEHKTLISFPKKESILLNKGSLDIRMSGTALTALKSAFDFYESNPYFCMEQRTSAYLLSMSAGELLKEFQYKAPSKDSYDFTQIEKLFLDEMSEFQTSDGSFRVWKGHGRTGYPYLTAYITSVMQIAKDKGKRSNTVAYQSAIRYLENYVKNPTETSIDSYQTLSLIYSVLSKDKKEIHSLEKTLVDHFEELNLKSRGIFLTAYAETHKLESTDSDPVFQKLYKEYTNYIVYDKELFTLKPLKKNSDEYYYYSYYSSSTVLGNYLRLLLRVDAKNPRIVDLVKSIMIDRQNHFWSDSHSVGTIALALAEYRNRFESTSVDTEGQAIFGEKTLIDESFSSSSDSIYKEELTFDRLFEGKDSSGRPLLFKRTSSEGRLYFQSRLMYVPVKDTTTQKFNGLEIRKTLYRIDGRNSNGDAILKEVTNLERGSTYLVKVKILSNLNQAFGMIVDPIPSNTEIVNTSFLTEKKSDAEETDVTDNYYGGYKEYRDDRVIFSEDNIKKGETEFNYILRPVAKGTSIMPAAKTFLMYHPQFYGNTNTTRVKVE, encoded by the coding sequence ATGCGTAAGTTGGTAATTGCTTTTAGTTTGTTGTTTTTTCTTGGTTCTTGTAATTCGATTACAGGTCTTTTTCGATCCATCAAACGAGTCATTTTTCCAAGTAGTTGTAGAATCGAAGTCAAACTCGACACAACGGATCTGAAGTATTTAGAAGATCTTTGGGATTATCAATTTACTGTTTCAGAAGATACAAACTTTCAAGAATTTGCATCTGCAGTTCAGATCCTACCAAAACCAACTAATCCAAAAACTGAATTTTCCGATTTTGTCAGTCGTGAGTTTTCTTTGGATCATTGGAGCTTTGATCCAAACATTGAATATGAAATCAAAATTGGAAAATTTTATGCAGAGAACGATTGTTTTTTAGAGACACCAATTAGTTTCAAACTTCCCGTGATGGCAAAAAAACCATCCTTCTATTTATCCCGAGAAAATATTTTTGAATCTAATTTAAATAAAGTTTTACCTATCTCTATTTCCAACGTTCCTGAATTTGAAATTCGATCTGCGGAATTATCCATTCCTATTTTAGTAAATGCAATTGCAGTACTTGGTAATCGATATTATGAATTTGAAAGCCAATTGAATTGGAAAAAAAATATTTGGAAGTCAGGACTCAAAGTCAATTCCTTTGGAAACCAAGGTATGGACATTGATTCCTATTTTGGTTCCAAACCCAATACAAAGGCTTGGATTGCTTTTCAATTAGGTGCTAAGGTCATTGGTGATGACAATAAAGAAGTATTCAAAAGAGAATCGGTTTTTTTACAATCAACCAATTTAGGAATCACAACAAAATTAGATCCAAACAACTTACATGTTTGGATTCATTCCTTATCAAAAGCGGAACCGGTTGCCAATACAGATATTAGTTTGTATGAAAAAGGAAACCTACGTGGTACTTGTAAATCAGATAAGGATGGGCATTGTACTTTACCATCCATTAGTGATTCAAAGTCACTCGATAAATCTGTTTTGATAGCAGAAGATACAACTGGGGACAAGGCTTTTCTTCATTTCAATGAAACACATATTGAAGGTTATAGCGACTATTATACAGAAAGCCATGTAAAGGGAAAGATTTACTTTGATAGAAAGTTGTATAGGCCAGGTGATCGAGTGGAGATCAAAGCTGTACTTGCGGATAGAAAGAATGGAGTTCTGGTTCCTTATGCTTCTAAATCTGTAAACTTACAGATCCGTGATTCCCGCGGAAAAGATATTTCAAATTCTACTTTAAGTTCATCTTCGCAAGGTGGAGTCAATACCGGTTATACAATTCCATCAGATGCACCACTGGGCCACTATTCTGTATCAGTTTATATTCCTGGAAAATCTTATTCTGTAACTTATGATACCTTCCAAGTGGAAGAGTTCCGTCCTGTGAACTTTATGGTAAATGTTAATTTAGCAAATGTTGTTAACAAAGACCAAAATATTAAAGGAACGGTAGAAGGTAAGTATATGTTTGGTGCTCCGATGGGAGGAGCAAAGGTGAGTTATTCCGTATTAAAAAGAAAAAGATACATATCTTTTGATTCTTTTTCAAGTTATGATTTTTCTGATACTTGGTATGACTATGAAGATGAATATTCTGGAGGTAACTCCGATTATGTGACCGGTTCTGAGGGTGTTTTGGATAACAAAGGACTTTTTAGTTTGGATATCCCCATCCAAGATTTAACCAGAAAATTTGTGACTGATGGTGAAGATATTGAAATTGCTGATCCATATAGTTTGGTAGTGGAATCATCGGTTTTTGATGTAGATGGGAAGTCTGTTACGAAGTCTTCTAGTATTCCTTACAATCCTTCCGAAACCTATGTCGGTTTAAAATGTAATGATAGATACCAATCTTTAGATAAACCTTTTCAATTCGGTGCTCTCGCTGTGAATTTACAAGGTAAATCTGTCGCAGGAGCAGAATTAAAGGCTTATATCATTTATAATGATTGGACATCCGTTTTATCGAAGGGACTAGGAAAGTTTTTCTTTAGAAGTAATCAACTTACAAAGAAAGTTGTTGAAGTCAAAAAACTGGTCTCCAAAGCAGATGGAGTTTCTTTTGATTACCGAGCTAAAGATGCAGGTAGTTATACTGTTTTAGTTTTAAATAGAGATAAAGTTTTTTCAAGAGTGGATTTTTACGCTTATGAAAAAGAATCTTATTATACTTGGGACTTCCGTGGAGATGATTCCATAGAGTTACGTTCCGATAAAAAAGAATACAAAATTGGTGATAAAGCTAAAATTCTAATTAAATCACCACTCCAAAATGCTCGTGTCATTGTGACGGTCGAAAGAGATTCGGTATACTTTAAAAAATCATTTTTAATGAAGGGAAACAGTGCTCCTCTTGAAATACCAATCGAAGAGTCTTATCTTCCGAATGTAGACGTAAATGTGGTTATGTTATCGGGACGGTTACCTGTGCCGGAAGGTCTTTCTTCTGATGACATTAAAGAATTCAATGAACAAGACTTAGGTGCACCAAAGGCAAAAACAGGGTCTGTTACCTTAAAGGTAAATCTTGCAACCCGCACAGCTCCTGTTGTGATTAAAACGGATAAATCGGAATACCAACCTAGAGAACAAGTTAAATTATCAATTCAAACGAGTCCTGGTGCGGAACTTACGGTATCAGTTGCAGACCGAGGAGTTTTAGATCTTGTTGGTTATTCTTTCCAAAGTCCTGTTCAAATGTTTTATCAGTATTGGTATAGTATTATTAAAACCTTTGAACTACGTAGTATGATCATTAAACATTATATCTATGAAAACAAAGGAGATAGTCCTGGAGGAGATTACGGTGAGGATTCTGGTGGAGGTTTCTCTGCTGAATCGGAATCGGGAGCAAGGAAAGACTTTCGGTACACTGCTTATTGGAATCCGGTTGTGATTGCAGATAGTAGCGGAACTGCAGATTTAAATTTTACCTTGCCAGACAACCTAACAACATTTAGGGTTATGGTTGCATCATCTGCAAATGGAAAGTTTGGTGCTTCCAATTCTGAGTTTATCGTTAAAAAGAACTTAGTTTTGCAAAAAACTGTAGCTAGATTCATTCGAGTTGGAGACAGCCTTGAGCTTGGGGGAAGTATTACCAATAATACTAAGAAAAAAGGTAAATTTAAATATAAAATCGATTCCAAGTTTCTTGAGGATAAAGGTTGGGTTTCCGTCGAACTTGCAGCGGGACAAACCAGAGAAGTTCTTCGAACCTTCCAGATTTCTGAATCACAATATATTAAACTAAAATTGAACCAACCCAAGGAAGAGATCCAGTTGTCTTACCAAATCTCTGTGGAACCCGAAACGGGATTAGAATTTGCTGATATGAAAAAATCGGATCTTTCTGATGCTTTGGTTGTCTCAATCCCGATTAAAGAATTTGATCCGGTAACATCTGTTCAATTTTCAGGATACACGGATTCAGAACATAAAACTTTGATTTCATTTCCTAAAAAAGAATCTATTTTGCTTAACAAGGGTTCGCTTGATATACGAATGTCAGGAACTGCTCTGACGGCTTTAAAATCAGCTTTTGACTTTTATGAATCCAATCCTTACTTTTGTATGGAACAAAGAACTTCTGCATATTTACTCTCTATGAGTGCTGGAGAGTTATTAAAAGAATTTCAATACAAAGCACCTTCAAAAGATTCCTACGATTTTACTCAAATTGAAAAATTGTTTTTAGATGAGATGTCTGAGTTTCAAACATCAGATGGAAGTTTTAGAGTTTGGAAAGGTCATGGAAGGACGGGATATCCTTATTTGACTGCTTACATAACCTCGGTGATGCAGATAGCCAAAGATAAGGGAAAAAGATCCAACACAGTTGCTTATCAATCAGCAATTCGATATTTGGAAAACTATGTAAAGAATCCGACGGAAACTTCTATCGATTCCTACCAAACATTAAGTTTGATTTATTCTGTGCTTTCAAAAGATAAAAAAGAGATTCATTCTTTAGAAAAAACTTTGGTGGATCATTTTGAAGAATTGAATTTAAAATCTCGTGGAATTTTTCTTACAGCTTATGCAGAGACTCATAAACTAGAATCTACCGATTCAGATCCGGTGTTTCAAAAATTATATAAAGAATATACAAATTATATTGTTTATGATAAGGAACTATTCACTTTAAAACCTCTAAAAAAGAATTCTGATGAATATTACTATTATTCATATTATAGTTCTTCAACCGTTCTTGGAAACTATTTGCGATTGTTACTTAGAGTGGATGCAAAAAATCCAAGGATCGTTGATTTGGTAAAATCAATTATGATCGATCGCCAAAATCATTTTTGGTCCGATAGTCATAGTGTTGGAACCATTGCCCTTGCCTTGGCTGAATATCGAAATCGTTTTGAATCAACTTCCGTTGACACAGAAGGCCAAGCTATCTTTGGAGAAAAAACTTTAATTGATGAATCTTTTTCTTCTTCTTCCGACTCCATCTACAAAGAAGAACTTACATTTGATCGACTTTTTGAAGGAAAGGATTCGTCGGGTAGGCCATTACTTTTCAAACGAACGAGTTCTGAAGGTAGATTGTATTTTCAATCAAGACTAATGTATGTTCCTGTAAAAGACACAACTACACAAAAATTTAATGGTCTTGAAATTCGCAAAACATTGTATCGGATTGATGGAAGAAATTCGAATGGTGATGCCATCTTAAAAGAAGTGACGAACCTCGAACGTGGATCTACTTATCTTGTGAAGGTAAAAATACTAAGTAATTTAAACCAAGCATTTGGTATGATTGTAGATCCAATCCCTAGTAATACAGAAATTGTAAATACATCGTTTTTGACGGAAAAAAAATCTGATGCAGAAGAAACGGATGTTACTGATAATTATTATGGTGGATACAAAGAATACAGAGATGACCGTGTGATTTTTTCAGAAGATAACATAAAAAAAGGCGAAACTGAATTTAATTATATTTTAAGACCTGTTGCGAAAGGCACTTCCATTATGCCTGCCGCTAAAACCTTTTTGATGTATCATCCTCAGTTTTATGGAAATACGAATACCACTCGAGTGAAAGTGGAGTGA
- the ahpC gene encoding alkyl hydroperoxide reductase subunit C produces the protein MSNINTQIPDFTTEAFHNGAFKKISKKDVLGKWSVFVFYPADFTFVCPTELGDVADYYEELQKMGVEVYSVSTDTHFVHKAWHEASDTIKKIKFPMLGDASGKITRGFGIMIEDDGQALRGTFVVNPEGVIKTAEVHDLGIGRSAEELVRKVQAAQYVANNDGEVCPAKWKPGNSTLKPGLDLVGKI, from the coding sequence ATGTCCAATATCAACACTCAAATTCCAGACTTCACTACGGAAGCTTTCCATAACGGTGCTTTTAAAAAAATTAGCAAAAAAGACGTTCTTGGTAAATGGTCCGTATTTGTTTTTTATCCAGCGGATTTTACCTTTGTTTGCCCTACTGAACTTGGGGACGTAGCAGATTATTACGAAGAACTTCAAAAAATGGGAGTGGAAGTTTATTCAGTTTCCACTGACACACATTTTGTTCACAAAGCATGGCATGAAGCAAGTGATACCATCAAAAAAATCAAATTCCCAATGTTAGGTGATGCTTCTGGGAAAATTACCAGAGGATTCGGGATTATGATAGAAGACGATGGCCAAGCACTTCGGGGAACATTTGTAGTGAATCCAGAAGGTGTGATCAAAACTGCCGAAGTTCATGACTTAGGGATTGGTCGATCTGCAGAGGAACTTGTTCGTAAAGTGCAAGCAGCTCAATATGTTGCAAACAATGACGGTGAAGTTTGCCCAGCAAAATGGAAACCAGGTAATTCAACTTTGAAGCCAGGTCTTGACTTGGTAGGAAAAATCTAA